From Erigeron canadensis isolate Cc75 chromosome 8, C_canadensis_v1, whole genome shotgun sequence, one genomic window encodes:
- the LOC122611226 gene encoding dof zinc finger protein DOF2.5-like isoform X1, with translation MDTAHWPQEIGMKPMEEILVKNTTNNSSCLSKPSSNNNNNNNNSSSSLERKARPQKESAINCPRCNSTNTKFCYYNNYSLSQPRYFCKTCRRYWTEGGSLRNVPVGGGSRKNKRSSSISSSHHHHSSMSKKLPDLVVPTPSQTPLLSHHQNPRIHEHHAGQDLNLGFPSTHHDFKTISELIHVPNFDGTTTKNNNNTNSTTNTSTTTSAQLSALELLTGITSRGMMNSFMPIPIPDPNSVYSSSGQMMISMPEFKIPSLNFSLDGMGSGTYGNGIHENSSGRLSFPFEDLKTSTPTTSRDGGHHNNVDDDQQTRDQNGDTNGFWSGMLGGGGSW, from the exons ATGGATACGGCTCACTGGCCACAG gagATTGGAATGAAGCCAATGGAAGAAATATTAGTAAAAAACACAACAAATAATTCTTCATGTTTATCAAAACCatcttcaaataataataataataataacaattcttcatcatctttgGAAAGAAAAGCAAGACCACAAAAAGAATCAGCCATAAACTGTCCAAGATGCAATTCTacaaacacaaagttttgttaCTACAACAATTACAGCCTCTCTCAGCCAAGATACTTTTGCAAGACTTGTAGAAGGTATTGGACCGAAGGCGGGTCTCTTAGAAATGTTCCTGTTGGCGGTGGCTCCAGGAAGAACAAGAGATCATCTTCTATTTCAtcatctcatcatcatcattcttCCATGTCGAAAAAACTTCCTGATCTTGTTGTACCTACTCCATCACAAACACCACTACTTTCTCATCATCAAAACCCTAGGATACATGAACATCATGCTGGCCAAGATCTGAATCTTGGTTTCCCATCAACTCATCATGATTTCAAGACGATTTCCGAGCTAATCCATGTACCGAATTTCGATGGGACGACGactaagaataataataatactaattcTACCACCAACACCTCTACCACTACTTCAGCTCAGCTTTCAGCTTTGGAACTCTTGACAGGAATCACATCAAGGGGAATGATGAATTCCTTCATGCCAATTCCGATTCCTGATCCAAACTCGGTTTACTCTTCGTCGGGACAGATGATGATTTCCATGCCAGAATTCAAGATTCCTTCACTTAATTTTTCCTTGGATGGAATGGGAAGTGGTACGTATGGAAATGGGATTCACGAGAATTCGAGTGGGAGGCTTTCGTTCCCATTCGAGGATCTCAAAACAAGTACGCCGACAACTTCTCGTGATGGCGGCCATCATAataatgttgatgatgatcaaCAAACTAGGGATCAAAATGGCGATACCAATGGCTTTTGGAGTGGAATGTTAGGAGGTGGTGGTTCATGGTAA
- the LOC122578598 gene encoding ORM1-like protein 2 produces MANLYVQAEQPTDLNRNTEWFTYPGVWTIYIFILFFAWLVVLSLFGCSPGMAWTIVNLSHAVLTYQFFHWKKGTPFADDQGIYNRLTWWEQIDSGKQLTRNRKFLTLVPVVLYLIASHTTDYQNPMLFLNTVAVFVLVVAKFPNMHKVRIFGINAEE; encoded by the exons ATGGCGAATTTGTATGTGCAAGCTGAACAACCAACGGATCTGAATCGGAATACGGAATGGTTCACGTACCCAGGCGTATGGACCATCTACATCTTCATTCTCTTCTTCGCTTGGCTTGTTGTTCTTTCTCTTTTTGGTTGCTCCCCTGGCATGGCTTGGACCATCGTTAACCTTTCTCACGCCGTG TTGACATACCAGTTCTTTCACTGGAAAAAGGGGACACCTTTTGCTGATGACCAGGGTATCTACAACAGGTTGACGTGGTGGGAGCAAATCGATAGTGGCAAGCAGCTTACTCGCAATAGGAAGTTTCTTACTCTCGTCCCTGTCGTGCT GTACTTGATAGCATCTCACACAACAGACTACCAGAACCCGATGCTGTTCCTAAACACCGTGGCAGTTTTCGTGCTAGTTGTTGCCAAGTTTCCAAACATGCACAAGGTCCGAATATTTGGAATTAATGCGGAAGAGTGA
- the LOC122578127 gene encoding BTB/POZ domain-containing protein At3g05675-like, producing MESSSASLGLNDITTSDVVVRLRNNKRRPELFYSHSSILKEKSKYFADKLSDPSSGAFIDISCLDCNYEHHVDLLKRFYLSQESLLESWNSVHSALGVLQLATEFSCQEITESCIQYLEAVPWEDKEEELILKVVSKLGPVAMPILARVQPVDFTATKTVFISAIQFATCIVSESPPFGDELKTSAQEQVEYMLGDDDEEIPLVIADEEVKAESKKGLMNICSIFDKELSCLLSETDEEAVEKRVMQSLSDLGWICNILSKMDLMKEFTDKWIESSSRVIAVMEDQLLKSSMWGIKLKIIELNWKVLDAVGYGNVIISPARRVELVKTWLPYIRKMKPVLDLVGSKETGYPYKMDDDLCQNIEGAIVALLSALPSNDQGDILADWMSGDQVKYPDLSEAFEIWCYRTKSAKRRLVEGLDRVGNPTVSL from the coding sequence ATGGAAAGTTCATCAGCGTCTCTTGGGCTAAATGACATAACCACGAGCGATGTTGTTGTTCGTCTAAGAAACAACAAAAGAAGACCTGAACTGTTCTATTCCCATTCATCAATCCTCAAAGAAAAGAGTAAGTATTTTGCAGACAAACTATCTGATCCAAGTTCTGGTGCTTTTATTGATATCTCCTGCTTAGATTGCAACTACGAGCACCATGTCGACCTATTAAAACGTTTTTACCTTTCCCAAGAGTCATTGTTGGAATCTTGGAACTCTGTTCACTCTGCTCTTGGTGTTCTTCAATTAGCAACAGAATTTAGTTGTCAAGAAATCACTGAAAGTTGCATTCAGTATTTAGAAGCTGTCCCGTGGGAggataaagaagaagaattaaTCTTGAAAGTAGTTTCAAAACTGGGTCCCGTAGCAATGCCCATATTAGCTCGGGTTCAACCCGTTGACTTTACTGCTACGAAAACCGTATTCATCTCAGCCATCCAGTTTGCCACGTGTATTGTTTCAGAATCCCCACCCTTTGGGGACGAGTTGAAAACTTCAGCTCAAGAACAAGTAGAGTACATGTtaggtgatgatgatgaagagatccCGTTAGTCATAGCAGACGAAGAAGTTAAAGCAGAGTCAAAGAAGGGACTTATGAACATTTGTTCTATATTCGATAAAGAGCTTTCTTGTTTACTTTCAGAGACTGACGAGGAGGCAGTAGAAAAGAGAGTGATGCAGTCTCTCTCTGATCTTGGATGGATTTGTAACATTCTTTCAAAAATGGACCTAATGAAAGAGTTCACTGACAAATGGATTGAATCTTCTAGTCGGGTAATTGCAGTTATGGAAGATCAACTACTAAAAAGTAGCATGTGGGGCATAAAGTTGAAGATTATAGAACTAAACTGGAAGGTATTGGATGCAGTTGGGTATGGTAATGTGATCATTTCACCTGCACGTCGTGTGGAGTTAGTGAAAACTTGGCTTCCTTATATCAGAAAGATGAAACCTGTTCTTGATTTGGTTGGGAGTAAGGAGACCGGATATCCTTACAAGATGGACGATGATTTGTGCCAGAATATTGAAGGGGCTATAGTGGCACTCTTATCAGCTCTTCCTTCTAATGATCAAGGGGATATTTTAGCTGATTGGATGAGCGGGGACCAGGTTAAGTATCCCGATTTGAGTGAAGCTTTTGAGATTTGGTGTTATAGAACAAAATCGGCTAAAAGAAGATTGGTAGAGGGGTTGGATAGAGTTGGTAATCCTACTGTAAGCCTGTGA
- the LOC122611226 gene encoding dof zinc finger protein DOF1.8-like isoform X2: protein MDTAHWPQEIGMKPMEEILVKNTTNNSSCLSKPSSNNNNNNNNSSSSLERKARPQKESAINCPRCNSTNTKFCYYNNYSLSQPRYFCKTCRRYWTEGGSLRNVPVGGGSRKNKRSSSISSSHHHHSSMSKKLPDLVVPTPSQTPLLSHHQNPRIHEHHAGQDLNLGFPSTHHDFKTISELIHVPNFDGTTTKNNNNTNSTTNTSTTTSAQLSALELLTGITSRGMMNSFMPIPIPDPNSVYSSSGQMMISMPEFKIPSLNFSLDGMGSGTYGNGIHENSSGRLSFPFEDLKTSTPTTSRDGGHHNNVDDDQQTRDQNGDTNGFWSGMLGGGGS, encoded by the exons ATGGATACGGCTCACTGGCCACAG gagATTGGAATGAAGCCAATGGAAGAAATATTAGTAAAAAACACAACAAATAATTCTTCATGTTTATCAAAACCatcttcaaataataataataataataacaattcttcatcatctttgGAAAGAAAAGCAAGACCACAAAAAGAATCAGCCATAAACTGTCCAAGATGCAATTCTacaaacacaaagttttgttaCTACAACAATTACAGCCTCTCTCAGCCAAGATACTTTTGCAAGACTTGTAGAAGGTATTGGACCGAAGGCGGGTCTCTTAGAAATGTTCCTGTTGGCGGTGGCTCCAGGAAGAACAAGAGATCATCTTCTATTTCAtcatctcatcatcatcattcttCCATGTCGAAAAAACTTCCTGATCTTGTTGTACCTACTCCATCACAAACACCACTACTTTCTCATCATCAAAACCCTAGGATACATGAACATCATGCTGGCCAAGATCTGAATCTTGGTTTCCCATCAACTCATCATGATTTCAAGACGATTTCCGAGCTAATCCATGTACCGAATTTCGATGGGACGACGactaagaataataataatactaattcTACCACCAACACCTCTACCACTACTTCAGCTCAGCTTTCAGCTTTGGAACTCTTGACAGGAATCACATCAAGGGGAATGATGAATTCCTTCATGCCAATTCCGATTCCTGATCCAAACTCGGTTTACTCTTCGTCGGGACAGATGATGATTTCCATGCCAGAATTCAAGATTCCTTCACTTAATTTTTCCTTGGATGGAATGGGAAGTGGTACGTATGGAAATGGGATTCACGAGAATTCGAGTGGGAGGCTTTCGTTCCCATTCGAGGATCTCAAAACAAGTACGCCGACAACTTCTCGTGATGGCGGCCATCATAataatgttgatgatgatcaaCAAACTAGGGATCAAAATGGCGATACCAATGGCTTTTGGAGTGGAATGTTAGGAGGTGGTGGTTCATG A